From the genome of Streptomyces sp. NBC_01341, one region includes:
- a CDS encoding RNA polymerase sigma factor yields MDEALLRSLTPSVLAVLVRRGADFAAAEDAVQDALVEAVRVWPSDMPREPKGWLVTVAWRRFLDATRADAARRRREGLVEEEPAPGPSPAVDDTLQLYFLCAHPSLTPSSAVALTLRAVGGLTTRQIARAYLVPEATMAQRISRAKRTLAGNGVTRAPGKTEAGRRFDRPGDVATVLRVLYLVFNEGYSGDVDLAAEAIRLTRQVAALVDHPEAAGLLALMLLHHARRPARTASDGSLVPLAEQDRGRWDTEAITEGVAILQAALARDRLGEFQAQAAIAALHADAPTAEETDWVQIVEWYDELAGLTDNPVVRLNRAVAVGEADGPRAGLAALAALDPSLPRHAAVAAYLHERDGDPVAAARLYAEAAHKAPDLAERDHLTRQAARLNARRPR; encoded by the coding sequence ATGGACGAGGCCCTTCTCCGCAGCCTCACACCGAGTGTGCTCGCCGTCCTCGTCCGCCGCGGAGCCGACTTCGCGGCGGCCGAGGACGCCGTGCAGGACGCACTGGTCGAGGCGGTCCGCGTCTGGCCGTCCGACATGCCACGGGAACCGAAGGGCTGGCTGGTCACCGTGGCCTGGCGGCGGTTCCTCGACGCGACACGGGCGGACGCCGCCCGCCGCCGGCGTGAGGGCCTCGTCGAGGAGGAGCCGGCCCCCGGGCCTTCACCGGCGGTGGACGACACACTCCAGCTCTACTTCCTGTGCGCCCACCCGTCGCTGACACCGTCGTCCGCGGTCGCGCTCACGCTGCGCGCCGTGGGCGGACTCACCACCCGCCAGATCGCCCGGGCCTACCTGGTGCCCGAGGCGACCATGGCGCAGCGCATCAGCCGCGCCAAGCGCACGCTGGCCGGCAACGGGGTCACCCGCGCCCCGGGGAAGACGGAAGCCGGACGAAGGTTCGACCGGCCCGGCGACGTCGCCACCGTGCTGCGCGTCCTCTACCTGGTCTTCAACGAGGGCTACTCCGGCGATGTCGACCTGGCCGCCGAGGCCATCAGGCTCACCCGGCAGGTCGCGGCGCTGGTCGACCATCCCGAGGCGGCGGGGCTGCTCGCCCTCATGCTGCTCCACCACGCCCGGCGCCCCGCCCGGACCGCGTCCGACGGCAGCCTGGTCCCGCTCGCCGAACAGGACCGCGGCCGGTGGGACACCGAGGCGATCACCGAGGGCGTCGCGATCCTCCAGGCGGCCCTCGCCCGCGACCGGCTGGGCGAGTTCCAGGCCCAGGCGGCCATCGCGGCCCTCCACGCCGACGCGCCCACCGCCGAGGAGACCGACTGGGTCCAGATCGTCGAGTGGTACGACGAACTGGCGGGGCTCACGGACAACCCCGTCGTCCGCCTCAACCGCGCGGTGGCCGTCGGAGAGGCCGACGGACCGCGCGCCGGCCTGGCGGCACTCGCGGCGCTGGACCCGTCACTGCCCCGCCACGCCGCCGTGGCGGCGTACCTCCACGAGCGCGACGGCGACCCGGTGGCAGCGGCACGGCTGTACGCCGAGGCCGCACACAAGGCGCCGGACCTCGCCGAGCGCGACCACCTGACCCGCCAGGCCGCCCGGCTCAACGCCCGCCGGCCCCGCTGA
- a CDS encoding carboxypeptidase regulatory-like domain-containing protein — protein sequence MSTSSARSTHPAFRILGRGAATLGAAALALLGAQPSALAVAPAAPAHSAPAPVTHAAASLEPLCGSPGEGEAACLALRAADQTPLLRLSAATTPPGLGPKDIQSAYSLPADGGAGQTIAIVDAYDNPNAEADLAVYRAQYGLPPCTTANGCFKKVDQRGGTDYPQTDNSWAGEIALDLDMVSAAAPGAHILLIETDNAGLENLAAGVDRAVALGAKFVSNSYGRTGDLESDLATYGTHYDHPGVAVVAASGDYRYGLQFPSTLPFVTAVGGTNLSPAPDTARGWTESVWTRGNYGPGSGCAQYQAKPEYQKDTGCSGRTVADVSAVADNVAVYHTYGNDGIGWQRYGGTSVSAPLIASVYALAGSPRPGTHPAAYPYAADGAGLNDVTSGTNGPCDTDYLCTAGPGYDGPTGLGTPAGLAAFRSGPHGTLSGTVKDSATGKPVARATVGSGLDVAVTDDKGAYKLDLPAGTIDGLTARSFGYTTSAPAALSVADGQTYTRDFRLNVIKRQKVRGTVEDGSGHGWPLYAKIAVDGSPEAPVWTDPATGRYELSLPEGATYSLNVAADLPGYEPAERKVPVGKHAVTGNFALTADPDTAEAVGYRLERDGTTETFDSTSSAPQGWTVANAHGTDNGWQFDDPFGRGNMTGGTGSFAIVESDNGPFGPHQDTQLTSPVYDLSGGRSAELEFKTAYLYNPSNQKMSVEATTDGGATWETAWASSPSGHGPAERRTVHVSLRPYAGEKAVQLRFHFVADWGYFWSVDDVYVGTRDLAPVSGALAVGTVRERGTGTGLTGATVADPRYPAAVAVTTPTPEDPAIGDGFYTLFVASPGKGGSKVTLRAGAPGHTDAESRTTVRKDDAVRQDFRLTSG from the coding sequence GTGTCCACATCCTCCGCGAGAAGCACCCATCCGGCCTTCCGCATACTCGGCCGCGGCGCCGCCACCCTTGGCGCCGCGGCCCTGGCCCTACTGGGCGCCCAGCCGAGCGCACTGGCCGTAGCGCCGGCTGCCCCGGCCCACTCGGCGCCGGCTCCCGTCACCCACGCCGCCGCCTCCCTGGAACCACTGTGCGGTTCCCCGGGTGAGGGAGAGGCGGCCTGCCTCGCCCTCCGGGCGGCCGACCAGACGCCGCTGCTGAGGCTCAGCGCCGCGACGACTCCTCCCGGACTGGGCCCGAAGGACATCCAGAGCGCGTACAGCCTGCCCGCCGACGGGGGAGCGGGTCAGACGATCGCCATCGTCGACGCGTACGACAACCCCAACGCGGAGGCCGACCTGGCCGTCTACCGTGCGCAGTACGGCCTGCCGCCCTGCACGACCGCGAACGGCTGCTTCAAGAAGGTCGACCAGCGCGGAGGCACCGACTACCCGCAGACGGACAACTCGTGGGCGGGCGAGATCGCCCTCGACCTCGACATGGTCTCCGCGGCGGCCCCGGGCGCGCACATCCTGCTGATCGAGACGGACAACGCCGGTCTGGAGAACCTCGCCGCCGGCGTCGACAGGGCGGTCGCCCTCGGCGCCAAGTTCGTCTCGAACTCCTACGGCAGGACAGGTGACCTCGAGTCCGACCTGGCCACCTACGGCACCCACTACGACCACCCCGGCGTCGCCGTGGTGGCGGCAAGCGGCGACTACCGGTACGGACTCCAGTTCCCCTCGACGCTGCCCTTCGTGACGGCGGTCGGCGGCACGAACCTGAGCCCCGCCCCGGACACCGCCCGTGGCTGGACGGAATCGGTCTGGACGCGAGGAAACTACGGGCCCGGGTCCGGCTGCGCGCAGTACCAGGCCAAGCCCGAATACCAGAAGGACACCGGCTGCTCGGGCCGCACCGTCGCGGACGTCTCCGCCGTCGCCGACAACGTTGCCGTCTACCACACGTACGGCAATGACGGCATCGGCTGGCAGCGGTACGGCGGCACGAGCGTCTCCGCCCCGCTGATCGCCTCGGTCTACGCCCTCGCGGGTAGCCCCCGCCCCGGCACCCACCCCGCCGCCTACCCCTACGCAGCCGACGGCGCCGGGCTCAACGACGTCACCTCCGGCACCAACGGTCCCTGCGACACCGACTACCTCTGCACCGCCGGCCCGGGCTACGACGGCCCGACCGGTCTCGGCACGCCCGCGGGCCTGGCCGCCTTCCGCAGCGGACCGCACGGCACACTCTCCGGAACCGTCAAGGACTCCGCGACCGGCAAGCCGGTCGCCCGCGCCACCGTCGGCTCGGGCCTGGACGTCGCCGTCACCGACGACAAGGGCGCGTACAAGCTCGACCTTCCCGCGGGCACGATCGACGGCCTGACGGCACGTTCCTTCGGCTACACCACCTCGGCACCTGCGGCCCTCTCCGTCGCGGACGGCCAGACGTACACGCGGGACTTCCGGCTGAACGTGATCAAGCGCCAGAAGGTCCGAGGCACGGTCGAGGACGGCTCGGGCCACGGCTGGCCGCTCTACGCGAAGATCGCCGTGGACGGTTCCCCCGAAGCCCCCGTGTGGACCGACCCCGCCACCGGCCGTTACGAGCTCTCCCTGCCCGAGGGGGCGACCTACTCTCTGAACGTCGCCGCCGACCTGCCCGGCTACGAGCCCGCCGAGCGGAAGGTGCCGGTCGGGAAGCACGCGGTCACCGGGAACTTCGCCCTGACGGCAGACCCGGACACCGCCGAGGCGGTCGGTTACCGGCTCGAACGTGACGGTACGACCGAGACCTTCGACTCCACGTCCTCGGCGCCGCAGGGCTGGACCGTGGCCAATGCCCACGGCACCGACAACGGTTGGCAGTTCGACGATCCGTTCGGACGCGGCAACATGACCGGCGGTACCGGCTCCTTCGCCATCGTCGAGAGCGACAACGGGCCGTTCGGCCCGCACCAGGACACCCAGCTCACCAGTCCGGTGTACGACCTGTCCGGCGGCCGGTCCGCCGAGCTGGAGTTCAAGACGGCGTACCTGTACAACCCGTCCAACCAGAAGATGAGCGTGGAAGCCACCACCGACGGCGGCGCGACCTGGGAGACGGCGTGGGCCTCCTCCCCCTCCGGCCACGGCCCCGCCGAGCGACGCACGGTGCACGTGAGCCTGCGGCCCTACGCGGGAGAGAAAGCGGTGCAGCTGCGCTTCCACTTCGTCGCCGACTGGGGATACTTCTGGTCCGTCGACGACGTGTACGTCGGTACCCGGGACCTCGCCCCGGTTTCGGGTGCTCTGGCCGTCGGCACGGTCCGTGAACGTGGCACAGGCACAGGACTGACGGGTGCCACCGTCGCGGATCCGCGGTACCCGGCAGCCGTCGCGGTCACCACCCCGACGCCGGAGGATCCGGCGATCGGCGACGGCTTCTACACGCTGTTCGTCGCGAGCCCGGGCAAGGGCGGCAGCAAGGTCACGCTGCGGGCGGGCGCCCCGGGCCACACCGACGCCGAGAGCAGGACCACGGTGCGGAAGGACGACGCGGTCCGTCAGGACTTCCGCCTCACGTCCGGCTGA
- the orn gene encoding oligoribonuclease translates to MNDRMVWIDCEMTGLSLTDDALIEVAALVTDSELNVLGDGVDIVIRPPDAALETMPEVVRQMHTASGLLDELAGGTTLADAEERVLAYISEHVKEPGKAPLCGNSVGTDRGFLARDMPSLEGYLHYRIVDVSSVKELARRWYPRAYFNSPDKNGNHRALADIRDSITELRYYRDAVFVPQPGPDSARAKELAARHTPPAGQQ, encoded by the coding sequence ATGAACGATCGCATGGTGTGGATCGACTGCGAGATGACCGGGCTCTCGTTGACGGATGACGCACTCATCGAGGTGGCCGCACTGGTCACCGACTCGGAACTGAACGTGCTCGGCGACGGGGTGGACATCGTGATCCGTCCGCCGGACGCGGCCCTGGAGACCATGCCCGAGGTGGTGCGGCAGATGCACACCGCCTCGGGCCTCCTCGACGAGCTGGCCGGGGGCACGACCCTGGCCGACGCCGAGGAGCGGGTGCTGGCGTACATCAGCGAGCACGTGAAGGAGCCCGGCAAGGCCCCGCTGTGCGGGAACTCGGTCGGTACCGACCGCGGTTTCCTGGCGCGGGACATGCCGTCGCTGGAGGGTTACCTCCACTACCGCATCGTCGATGTGTCCTCGGTCAAGGAGCTGGCGCGCCGCTGGTACCCGAGGGCGTATTTCAACAGTCCGGACAAGAACGGGAACCACCGGGCGCTGGCGGACATCCGCGACTCGATCACGGAGCTGCGCTACTACCGGGACGCGGTGTTCGTCCCGCAGCCAGGCCCGGACTCGGCCCGTGCCAAGGAGCTCGCGGCACGCCACACCCCGCCCGCCGGACAGCAGTAG
- a CDS encoding helix-turn-helix domain-containing protein codes for MSQDSATATEAARKLSGRRRREVVAVLLFSGGPIFESSIPLSVFGIDRQDAGVPRYRLLVCGGEEGPLRTTGGLELSTPYGLEAISRAGTVVVPAWRSITSPPPAEALDALRRAHEEGARIVGLCTGAFVLAAAGLLDGRPATTHWMYAPTLAKRYPSVHVDPRELFVDDGDVLTSAGTAAGIDLCLHIVRTDHGTEAAGALARRLVVPPRRSGGQERYLDRSLPEEIGSDPLAEVVAWALEHLHEQFDVETLAARAYMSRRTFDRRFRSLTGSAPLQWLITQRVLQAQRLLETSDYSVDEVAGRCGFRSPVALRGHFRRQLGSSPAAYRAAYRARRPQGGVLESVTAAIETSVPVQGAASSRRAAAAASPGPSPVTASTGPGGAVERFAAGPEAYVPGRPALPGQRSAP; via the coding sequence ATGAGCCAGGACTCCGCCACCGCGACGGAGGCGGCACGGAAACTTTCCGGGCGGCGACGCCGGGAAGTGGTAGCCGTACTGCTGTTCAGCGGCGGCCCGATCTTCGAGAGCTCCATTCCGCTCTCAGTCTTCGGAATCGACCGGCAGGACGCGGGCGTTCCGCGCTACCGCCTGCTGGTCTGCGGGGGCGAGGAAGGACCGCTGCGCACCACCGGCGGGCTCGAACTCAGCACGCCGTACGGCCTGGAGGCGATCAGCAGGGCCGGCACCGTCGTGGTGCCCGCCTGGCGGTCCATCACCTCCCCGCCGCCCGCCGAGGCTCTGGACGCGCTGCGCCGCGCCCACGAGGAGGGGGCCCGCATCGTCGGACTGTGCACGGGGGCCTTCGTCCTCGCCGCGGCCGGCCTGCTGGACGGCCGGCCGGCCACCACGCACTGGATGTACGCGCCGACGCTGGCCAAGCGCTATCCGTCGGTGCACGTCGATCCGCGTGAGCTGTTCGTCGACGACGGCGACGTGCTCACCTCGGCCGGGACCGCGGCCGGAATCGACCTGTGCCTCCACATAGTCCGCACCGACCACGGCACCGAGGCCGCCGGGGCGCTGGCGCGCCGGCTCGTCGTGCCACCGCGGCGCAGTGGCGGCCAGGAGCGCTACCTGGACAGATCTTTACCCGAAGAGATCGGCTCCGACCCGCTCGCCGAGGTCGTGGCCTGGGCGCTGGAGCATCTCCACGAGCAGTTCGACGTGGAGACGCTGGCCGCGCGTGCCTACATGAGCAGGCGGACCTTCGACCGCAGGTTCCGTTCGCTCACGGGCAGCGCACCGCTCCAGTGGCTCATCACCCAGCGCGTGCTGCAGGCGCAACGGCTCCTGGAGACCTCCGACTACTCGGTCGACGAGGTCGCCGGACGCTGCGGCTTCCGCTCGCCCGTCGCGCTGCGCGGTCACTTCCGCCGCCAGCTGGGCTCCTCCCCCGCCGCGTACAGGGCCGCCTACCGGGCCCGCCGTCCGCAGGGCGGGGTGCTGGAGAGCGTCACCGCGGCGATCGAGACGTCCGTGCCCGTCCAGGGCGCGGCATCGAGCCGGCGAGCCGCTGCCGCGGCCTCCCCCGGCCCGTCCCCCGTCACCGCGTCCACGGGTCCGGGGGGCGCCGTGGAGCGCTTCGCAGCGGGCCCCGAGGCGTACGTTCCGGGCCGCCCGGCCCTGCCGGGGCAGCGCAGCGCCCCGTAG
- a CDS encoding universal stress protein, whose amino-acid sequence MAGHEIPEPADRKQVADPGSEPQTVGESRPSCDPAFRHGVVVGFDGSTSSERALAYAIGMAHRHSSGLIIVHVANRLPTTVWAGCEPPVFVDVPDHRTEVLGLELACADYLAEVPWVLVERGGDICHELEEVGREYSADAIVVGSTHGIVGRIFGSVAGRLARRAQRPVIVIP is encoded by the coding sequence ATGGCCGGTCACGAAATCCCTGAACCCGCAGACCGCAAGCAGGTAGCCGACCCAGGGTCGGAGCCCCAGACGGTCGGAGAGTCGCGCCCTTCCTGCGATCCCGCCTTCCGGCATGGCGTCGTGGTCGGTTTCGACGGCTCCACGTCCAGCGAGCGCGCCCTCGCCTACGCCATCGGCATGGCGCACCGGCACAGCTCGGGACTGATCATCGTCCACGTCGCGAACAGGCTTCCCACCACGGTCTGGGCGGGCTGTGAGCCGCCCGTCTTCGTGGACGTGCCCGACCACCGCACCGAGGTCCTCGGGCTGGAGCTGGCCTGCGCCGACTACCTCGCCGAGGTGCCCTGGGTCCTCGTCGAGCGCGGCGGGGACATCTGCCACGAGCTGGAGGAGGTCGGCCGGGAGTACTCGGCCGACGCGATCGTCGTCGGTTCGACGCACGGCATCGTGGGCCGCATCTTCGGATCCGTGGCGGGCCGTCTCGCGCGCCGGGCCCAGCGCCCGGTCATCGTCATCCCCTGA
- the glmS gene encoding glutamine--fructose-6-phosphate transaminase (isomerizing), producing the protein MCGIVGYIGKRDVAPLLLEGLQRLEYRGYDSAGIVITGKAAAGKAGTLKTVKAKGRVRELEARVPKRFAGTTGIAHTRWATHGAPSDENAHPHLDAENKVAVVHNGIIDNASELRAKLVADGIVFLSETDTEVLVHLISRSQALTLEEKVREALKSVEGTYGIAVLHADFNDRIVVARNGSPVVLGIGEKEMFVASDVAALVAHTRQIVTLDDGEMATLKADDFRTYTTEGSTTTATPTTVEWEAESYDMGGHDTYMHKEISEQADAVDRVLRGRIDDRFSTVHLGGLNLDAREARGVRRIKILGCGTSYHAGLIGAGLIEELARIPADAEPASEFRYRNPVVDPDTLYVAVSQSGETYDVLAAVQELKRKGARVLGVVNVVGSAIAREADGGMYVHAGPEVCVVSTKCFTNTVVAFALLALHLGRIRDLSVSDGKRIIEGLRRLPEQIGQILESEDEIKKLAEEYAGAQSMMFIGRVRGYPVALEASLKLKEISYIHAEAYPASELKHGPLALIEPALPTVAIVPDDDLLEKNRAALEEIKARSGRILAVAHREQEKADHTIVVPKNENELDPILMGIPLQLLAYHTALAMGRDIDKPRNLAKSVTVE; encoded by the coding sequence ATGTGCGGAATCGTCGGTTACATCGGGAAGCGTGACGTGGCACCGCTGCTGCTGGAAGGCCTGCAGCGGCTGGAGTACCGGGGCTACGACTCCGCGGGCATCGTCATCACGGGCAAGGCCGCCGCGGGCAAGGCCGGCACCCTGAAGACGGTCAAGGCCAAGGGCCGGGTCCGCGAGCTGGAGGCTCGGGTCCCCAAGCGCTTCGCCGGCACCACAGGCATCGCCCACACCCGCTGGGCCACCCACGGAGCCCCGAGCGACGAGAACGCACACCCGCACCTGGACGCGGAGAACAAGGTCGCCGTCGTCCACAACGGCATCATCGACAACGCCTCCGAGCTCCGCGCGAAGCTCGTCGCCGACGGGATCGTCTTCCTCTCCGAGACCGACACCGAGGTGCTGGTCCACCTGATCTCCCGCTCTCAGGCGCTCACCCTGGAGGAGAAGGTCCGCGAGGCGCTGAAGTCCGTCGAGGGCACGTACGGCATCGCCGTCCTGCACGCCGACTTCAACGACCGCATCGTCGTCGCCCGCAACGGCTCCCCGGTCGTGCTCGGCATCGGCGAGAAGGAGATGTTCGTCGCCTCCGACGTCGCGGCCCTGGTCGCGCACACCCGCCAGATCGTCACCCTGGACGACGGCGAGATGGCCACCCTCAAGGCCGACGACTTCCGCACGTACACCACCGAGGGCTCGACCACGACGGCCACGCCGACCACGGTGGAGTGGGAGGCCGAGTCGTACGACATGGGCGGCCACGACACGTACATGCACAAGGAGATCTCCGAGCAGGCCGACGCCGTGGACCGCGTGCTGCGCGGACGCATCGACGACCGCTTCTCCACGGTGCACCTGGGCGGGCTGAACCTGGACGCCCGCGAGGCCCGCGGTGTCCGCCGGATCAAGATCCTGGGCTGCGGCACCTCGTACCACGCGGGCCTGATCGGCGCCGGCCTCATCGAGGAGCTGGCCCGCATCCCCGCCGACGCCGAGCCCGCGTCGGAGTTCCGCTACCGCAACCCCGTGGTGGACCCCGACACCCTGTACGTCGCGGTCTCCCAGTCCGGTGAGACCTACGACGTCCTGGCGGCCGTGCAGGAGCTCAAGCGCAAGGGCGCACGCGTCCTGGGCGTGGTGAACGTCGTCGGCTCGGCGATCGCCCGCGAGGCGGACGGCGGCATGTACGTCCACGCCGGCCCCGAGGTCTGCGTCGTCTCCACCAAGTGCTTCACCAACACCGTCGTCGCCTTCGCGCTCCTCGCGCTGCACCTGGGCCGTATCCGCGACCTGTCGGTGTCCGACGGCAAGCGGATCATCGAGGGCCTGCGCAGGCTGCCGGAGCAGATCGGCCAGATCCTCGAGTCGGAGGACGAGATCAAGAAGCTGGCCGAGGAGTACGCGGGCGCGCAGTCGATGATGTTCATCGGCCGCGTCCGGGGCTACCCCGTCGCGCTGGAGGCATCCCTGAAGCTCAAGGAGATCTCCTACATCCACGCCGAGGCGTACCCGGCCTCCGAGCTGAAGCACGGCCCGCTCGCGCTCATCGAGCCGGCGCTCCCCACCGTGGCGATCGTCCCGGACGACGACCTGCTGGAGAAGAACCGCGCGGCGCTTGAGGAGATCAAGGCCCGCAGCGGACGCATCCTCGCCGTCGCCCACCGCGAGCAGGAGAAGGCCGACCACACGATCGTCGTCCCGAAGAACGAGAACGAGCTGGACCCGATCCTGATGGGCATCCCGCTGCAGCTCCTCGCCTACCACACGGCTCTGGCCATGGGCCGTGACATCGACAAGCCGCGCAACCTGGCGAAGTCGGTCACCGTCGAGTAG
- a CDS encoding ABC transporter substrate-binding protein, whose protein sequence is MPNLRTSPLSRRGLLAAGGAVGLGAALAACGDSDTKGSGSGSGAEKSGPWSFRDDRGQSAEAKSTPKNIVAFIGVAAALHDYGIEVKGVFGPTKTADGKPDVQAGDLDISKVEVLGNVWGEFNVEKYAGLAPELLVTAMWEKDALWYVPDESKDKILKLAPSVALWAAQTTVPKAIQRHEDLAASLGADVKAKKVTDAKAAFEKAAARLRAAAKSQPNIRVLVGSASQDLFYVSLAKTSADTLYFQELGVRFVEPKVDKAGFFEELSWENVDKYDADIIMMDNRSSALQPDALTSRPTWAQLPAVKAGQVIPRTTEPVYSYDKCTPILDALAEAIEKAEKVG, encoded by the coding sequence ATGCCCAACCTCCGGACCAGCCCACTCTCCCGCCGCGGCCTGCTGGCCGCCGGAGGCGCCGTAGGCCTCGGTGCCGCTCTCGCAGCCTGCGGGGACAGTGACACGAAGGGCTCCGGCTCGGGTTCGGGCGCGGAGAAATCCGGCCCCTGGTCCTTCAGGGACGACCGGGGCCAGAGCGCCGAGGCGAAGTCGACGCCGAAGAACATAGTCGCGTTCATCGGCGTCGCCGCGGCGCTCCACGACTACGGCATCGAGGTGAAGGGTGTCTTCGGCCCGACGAAGACCGCCGACGGCAAGCCCGACGTGCAGGCCGGTGACCTCGACATCAGCAAGGTCGAGGTACTGGGCAACGTCTGGGGGGAGTTCAACGTCGAGAAGTACGCGGGCCTCGCGCCGGAGCTCCTGGTCACCGCCATGTGGGAGAAGGACGCCCTCTGGTACGTGCCGGACGAGTCCAAGGACAAGATCCTCAAGCTGGCCCCGAGCGTCGCCCTGTGGGCCGCGCAGACCACGGTCCCCAAGGCGATCCAGCGTCACGAGGACCTCGCGGCGTCCCTCGGCGCCGACGTGAAGGCCAAGAAGGTCACCGACGCGAAGGCGGCCTTCGAGAAGGCGGCCGCCCGGCTGCGCGCCGCCGCGAAGTCCCAGCCGAACATCAGGGTGCTGGTCGGCTCGGCCAGCCAGGACCTCTTCTACGTCTCGCTCGCCAAGACGTCCGCCGACACCCTGTACTTCCAGGAGCTCGGCGTGAGGTTCGTCGAGCCGAAGGTCGACAAGGCCGGCTTCTTCGAGGAGCTGAGCTGGGAGAACGTCGACAAGTACGACGCGGACATCATCATGATGGACAACCGCTCCTCGGCCCTCCAGCCCGACGCCCTGACCTCCAGGCCGACCTGGGCCCAGCTGCCCGCCGTAAAGGCCGGGCAGGTCATTCCGCGCACGACGGAGCCCGTCTACTCGTACGACAAGTGCACCCCGATCCTCGACGCCCTCGCCGAGGCGATCGAGAAGGCCGAGAAGGTCGGCTGA
- a CDS encoding acyl-CoA dehydrogenase family protein encodes MSLDHRLTAEHEELRRTVEEFAHDVIAPKIGDFYERHEFPYEIVREMGRMGLFGLPFPEEYGGMGGDYLALGIALEELARVDSSVAITLEAGVSLGAMPVYRFGTEEQKQRWLPRLCAGEALGAFGLTEPDGGSDAGGTRTTAVLDEAAGEWVINGSKCFITNSGTDITELVTVTAVTGRKENGAPLISSIIVPSGTPGFTVAAPYSKVGWNASDTRELSFSDVRVPAANLLGEEGRGYAQFLRILDEGRIAISALSTGLAQGCVDESVKYAKERHAFGKPIGANQAIQFKIADMEMRAHMARIGWRDAASRLLAGEPFKKEAAIAKLYSSTVAVDNAREATQIHGGYGFMNEYPVARMWRDSKILEIGEGTSEVQRMLIARELGMGA; translated from the coding sequence ATGTCCCTTGACCACCGGCTGACCGCCGAGCACGAGGAACTCCGCCGTACCGTCGAGGAGTTCGCGCACGATGTGATCGCCCCGAAGATCGGCGACTTCTACGAGCGCCACGAGTTCCCGTACGAGATCGTGCGCGAGATGGGCCGCATGGGCCTCTTCGGCCTGCCGTTCCCGGAGGAGTACGGCGGCATGGGCGGCGACTACCTCGCCCTCGGGATCGCCCTGGAGGAGCTGGCCCGCGTCGACTCCTCCGTGGCCATCACGCTGGAGGCGGGGGTGTCGCTGGGCGCCATGCCCGTCTACCGCTTCGGCACCGAGGAGCAGAAGCAGCGGTGGCTGCCGAGGCTCTGCGCGGGCGAGGCGCTCGGCGCGTTCGGGCTGACGGAGCCGGACGGCGGCTCGGACGCGGGTGGCACGCGCACCACCGCCGTGCTGGACGAGGCGGCCGGCGAGTGGGTCATCAACGGTTCCAAGTGCTTCATCACCAACTCCGGTACGGACATCACCGAACTGGTGACGGTGACGGCGGTCACCGGCCGCAAGGAGAACGGCGCCCCGCTCATCTCCTCGATCATCGTGCCGTCCGGCACCCCCGGTTTCACGGTCGCCGCCCCGTACTCCAAGGTCGGGTGGAACGCCTCGGACACGCGTGAGCTGTCGTTCTCCGACGTGCGCGTGCCGGCGGCGAACCTGCTGGGCGAAGAGGGCCGCGGGTACGCCCAGTTCCTGCGGATCCTGGACGAGGGCCGTATCGCCATCTCGGCGCTGTCGACGGGCCTGGCCCAGGGCTGTGTGGACGAGTCGGTGAAGTACGCGAAGGAGCGGCACGCCTTCGGGAAGCCGATCGGCGCCAACCAGGCCATCCAGTTCAAGATCGCCGACATGGAGATGCGGGCGCACATGGCCCGGATCGGCTGGCGGGACGCGGCCTCGCGGCTGCTGGCGGGCGAGCCGTTCAAGAAGGAGGCGGCGATCGCGAAGCTGTACTCCTCGACCGTCGCGGTGGACAACGCCCGCGAGGCGACGCAGATCCACGGCGGCTACGGCTTCATGAACGAGTACCCGGTGGCCCGGATGTGGCGCGACTCCAAGATCCTGGAGATCGGAGAGGGGACGAGCGAGGTCCAGCGGATGCTGATCGCCCGGGAACTGGGCATGGGCGCCTGA